A portion of the Stigmatella aurantiaca DW4/3-1 genome contains these proteins:
- a CDS encoding TIM-barrel domain-containing protein: MSASHRRRATLLATTLLSTVAGVCLPAIPAHAALGPLTSATLTGDTLQLTVGADTLLVQVLRPDVVKVDYRPGGVADPATAVIDPAKTWGPGHIASADTASNPIVVTTAQLTLKISRNPTRLSFFDSTGTQVLSEQATEGVHADGVKFNHAPGQAFYGITGNPLPWAERDPKQNLAEGMQRNDGGRVNANMQGDGGAPLAFTARYGLLVDSIDGDFAITDTTLEFSGVSPRNVAYYVLVGPPKQVMAGVAELSGKPAMSPKWALGFNNSEWGTTQTEVLSHVQGYRDRKIPLDAFTLDFDFKAWGEDDYGEFRWNSTSASGNVHPNKFPSGSAGTFARDMAAKGVMLMGIMKPRVVVGKAGGGTTLQGQWARSNGCFYPGRADYNEYFSGRPANDVDFSKQTCRDWFWQHSRQMFDTGIAGWWNDEADEANGTLFDSLQHFNMQRALYEGQRAVSDRRVFSLNRNFYLGAQRYGYGMWSGDIDSGFGSMAEQRTRMLTSLNLGETKWGMDIGGFNGDPSPENYARWMQFGAFVPIYRVHGTQNKQRQPWGYGATAESAAKRAIELRSRLMPYLYAHERKNHETGIGLVRPLFYDYPSDPNAANLTSEWMFGEWLLVAPVVEQGAVSKQVYLPAGTWTDYARGTIYRGPLTLNYPVNASTWEDIPLFVKAGAILPTQDVLQYVSEKPVRQIDLDVFPSTNPSAFTLYDDDGLTRAYENGGFFKQLITTHSTSTSVTVATEPKAGGFTPALTHLIVKVNATMGLAARIDGTTPVRYGDLAALKAATGEGWTTGSDQYGPYTAVRIAAGVARTVVVDGTPSL, encoded by the coding sequence AACGCTCCTCTCCACCGTGGCCGGGGTCTGCCTGCCGGCCATTCCCGCCCACGCCGCCCTCGGGCCTCTGACCAGCGCCACCCTCACGGGTGACACCCTCCAACTCACCGTGGGCGCCGACACGCTCCTGGTCCAGGTGCTGCGGCCAGACGTCGTCAAGGTGGACTACCGCCCCGGCGGCGTTGCCGATCCCGCCACCGCCGTCATCGACCCCGCCAAGACCTGGGGGCCGGGCCACATCGCCTCCGCCGACACGGCGTCCAATCCCATCGTGGTCACCACGGCGCAGCTCACCCTCAAAATCAGCCGGAACCCCACCCGCCTCTCCTTCTTCGATTCCACGGGGACGCAGGTGCTGAGCGAACAGGCGACCGAAGGCGTGCACGCGGACGGCGTGAAGTTCAACCACGCGCCTGGGCAGGCGTTCTATGGCATCACCGGCAACCCATTGCCCTGGGCCGAGCGAGATCCCAAACAGAACCTCGCCGAGGGCATGCAACGCAACGACGGGGGCCGGGTCAATGCCAACATGCAAGGCGATGGGGGGGCCCCGCTGGCCTTCACCGCCCGTTACGGGCTGCTGGTGGACTCCATCGATGGGGACTTCGCCATCACCGACACCACCCTGGAGTTCAGCGGCGTGTCGCCTCGCAACGTCGCGTACTACGTCCTGGTCGGCCCCCCCAAGCAGGTGATGGCGGGCGTCGCCGAGCTCTCCGGCAAACCCGCCATGTCTCCCAAGTGGGCCCTGGGGTTCAACAACAGCGAGTGGGGCACCACGCAGACGGAGGTCCTTTCGCACGTCCAGGGCTACCGGGACCGGAAGATCCCCCTGGATGCCTTCACCCTGGACTTCGACTTCAAGGCATGGGGCGAGGACGACTACGGCGAGTTCCGATGGAACTCGACCTCCGCCAGCGGCAACGTGCACCCGAACAAGTTCCCCAGCGGTTCGGCCGGGACGTTCGCCCGGGACATGGCGGCCAAGGGCGTCATGTTGATGGGCATCATGAAGCCCCGGGTGGTCGTCGGAAAGGCGGGCGGCGGCACCACGCTGCAAGGTCAGTGGGCGCGCTCCAACGGCTGCTTCTACCCGGGCCGCGCCGACTACAACGAGTACTTCTCCGGCCGCCCGGCCAACGACGTCGACTTCTCCAAGCAGACGTGCCGTGACTGGTTCTGGCAGCACTCCCGGCAGATGTTCGACACGGGCATCGCGGGCTGGTGGAACGACGAGGCCGACGAGGCGAACGGGACGCTGTTCGACAGCCTCCAGCACTTCAACATGCAGCGGGCGCTGTACGAGGGGCAGCGTGCGGTCTCGGACCGGCGGGTGTTCTCGCTCAACCGCAACTTCTACCTGGGCGCCCAGCGCTACGGCTACGGCATGTGGTCCGGCGACATCGACTCCGGGTTCGGCTCGATGGCGGAGCAGCGCACCCGGATGCTCACCAGCCTCAACCTCGGCGAGACCAAGTGGGGCATGGACATCGGCGGCTTCAACGGGGATCCGTCCCCGGAGAACTACGCCCGCTGGATGCAATTCGGCGCGTTCGTGCCGATCTACCGCGTCCACGGAACGCAGAACAAGCAGCGCCAGCCGTGGGGTTATGGGGCCACGGCGGAGAGCGCGGCCAAGCGCGCCATCGAACTGCGCAGCCGGTTGATGCCCTACCTGTATGCCCATGAGCGGAAGAACCACGAGACGGGCATCGGCCTGGTGCGGCCCCTGTTCTACGACTACCCGTCCGATCCGAACGCCGCCAACCTCACCAGCGAGTGGATGTTCGGCGAGTGGCTGCTCGTGGCCCCCGTCGTCGAGCAGGGAGCGGTCAGCAAGCAGGTGTATCTGCCCGCGGGCACCTGGACCGACTACGCCCGTGGAACCATCTACCGGGGCCCCCTGACGCTCAACTATCCGGTCAACGCGTCCACCTGGGAGGACATCCCGCTGTTCGTCAAGGCAGGTGCGATCCTCCCGACCCAGGACGTGTTGCAGTACGTGAGCGAGAAGCCGGTCAGACAGATCGACCTCGACGTGTTTCCCTCCACGAACCCGAGCGCGTTCACCCTCTACGACGACGACGGCTTGACCCGGGCCTACGAGAACGGGGGCTTCTTCAAGCAGCTGATCACCACCCACAGCACGAGCACTTCGGTCACCGTGGCGACCGAGCCCAAGGCCGGTGGCTTTACCCCGGCGCTCACCCACCTCATCGTGAAGGTCAACGCCACGATGGGACTGGCCGCGCGGATCGACGGGACCACCCCAGTCCGCTACGGCGACCTCGCGGCGCTCAAGGCCGCCACCGGTGAGGGATGGACCACGGGCTCCGACCAATACGGCCCCTACACCGCGGTGCGCATCGCGGCCGGGGTGGCTCGGACCGTCGTGGTCGACGGCACACCGAGCCTCTAA
- the trxA gene encoding thioredoxin TrxA: MSAKPIHVSEVNFDEVVLKDQGPVLVDFWAEWCGPCERIAPLLDEIADEYAGKLTIAKLNIDENRALARKQGVRRIPTLMLFKQGEVAAVKEGVPSKTQLNEFLTANM; encoded by the coding sequence ATGAGCGCAAAACCCATTCATGTGTCAGAGGTCAACTTCGATGAGGTGGTGTTGAAGGACCAGGGTCCGGTACTGGTCGATTTCTGGGCCGAGTGGTGCGGCCCCTGCGAGAGGATTGCTCCGCTCTTGGACGAAATCGCCGATGAGTACGCGGGCAAACTGACCATTGCCAAGCTGAACATCGATGAGAACCGGGCCCTCGCTCGAAAGCAGGGTGTCCGGCGTATCCCGACGCTGATGCTGTTCAAGCAGGGGGAAGTGGCCGCTGTGAAAGAGGGGGTGCCGTCAAAGACTCAGCTGAACGAGTTTCTGACCGCCAACATGTAA
- a CDS encoding phytanoyl-CoA dioxygenase family protein: MDEAKVLRKGFALRELVERLPVVEDIDHWRRLTPGAAITEHPWKTLGDTASGNPPEAPHALGSQLRHEGYFQTKPLVPEALLRQMRACIESVRAAGFPPMFALVYDAFYQALAYARPTLEAMLGTGFQLVPNFWVYYVETKDDGKGFEPHRDAEYPNTIGADGMPTVLTVWVALTDATPLNSCIYVVPIHRDPQYPEAISQLRTGGNRIALEDIRALPTQAGTVSCWNQYIYHWGSRSSQRAQTPRISYALYCQRGDMAAVDDVRLDPRGPIEFGTRVALICRSLYRYSHLSLQETEDAAPLLAFMARHGVSRPVRPG; the protein is encoded by the coding sequence ATGGACGAGGCCAAGGTCCTCCGCAAGGGCTTTGCCCTGCGGGAGCTGGTGGAGCGCTTGCCGGTGGTCGAGGACATCGACCACTGGCGCCGTCTCACCCCGGGGGCGGCCATCACGGAGCACCCCTGGAAGACACTGGGAGACACGGCGTCCGGAAACCCTCCGGAGGCACCGCATGCGCTGGGCTCCCAGCTGCGCCACGAGGGGTACTTCCAGACGAAGCCCCTCGTGCCCGAGGCGCTGCTCCGCCAGATGCGGGCCTGCATCGAGTCGGTGCGGGCGGCTGGGTTTCCCCCTATGTTCGCCCTCGTCTACGACGCGTTCTACCAAGCCCTCGCTTATGCCCGGCCCACGCTGGAGGCCATGCTGGGCACGGGCTTCCAGCTCGTGCCCAACTTCTGGGTCTACTACGTCGAGACGAAGGACGACGGGAAGGGCTTCGAGCCCCATCGGGACGCGGAGTACCCCAACACCATCGGCGCGGATGGCATGCCCACGGTCCTGACGGTCTGGGTGGCCCTGACGGATGCCACGCCCCTCAACTCCTGCATCTACGTCGTCCCCATTCACCGGGATCCGCAATACCCCGAGGCGATCTCCCAGCTGCGCACGGGCGGCAACCGCATCGCCTTGGAGGATATCCGGGCGCTGCCCACCCAGGCGGGCACGGTGTCTTGCTGGAACCAATACATCTACCATTGGGGGAGCCGCAGCAGTCAGCGCGCCCAGACACCGCGCATCAGCTATGCGCTCTACTGCCAGCGAGGCGATATGGCCGCCGTGGATGATGTGCGGCTGGATCCCCGGGGCCCCATCGAATTCGGCACCCGGGTGGCGCTCATCTGCCGGAGCCTGTACCGCTACTCCCACTTGAGCCTCCAGGAGACCGAGGACGCCGCGCCCCTGCTGGCTTTCATGGCCCGGCACGGTGTGTCCCGGCCGGTGCGCCCTGGATAA